TTCCATGTTCTCTATAAGCTCAAGCACGAAGGCCCCTTCAGGCGGAGGACTTGCAGGCAGGTGAGCGACTATGTGTAAAGGACACATGTGTTTAAAAGTGCTACTGGATTGTGGGAGTGAGGAGGACTACAGTGGTCTGTGCTTAAGAATGCCACTGGGTCTGTCTCCAGCTGACTCATTCACCACTGTCCCTCATCCCTGTCATCTCCACCTTAGCCGCTCTGGGGGGTGGTACAGAGCTAGAGGATCAAAAGCAATCTGTCTTGTATTTTAAGCATCTGCAGGTGCTGTGTGTGTCAGGAAATCCCCGAACTTTCTGCTCTTCGGATCCTGACTGCTCATCAAACAGCTTGCTTCCATTCCTCTATAGGTGGAGAACCTTGGGCTCAGGGAGAGCACATAactaggaaggagaaaaaagacttCTAGCCAAGTCACTAGCAAATCAATGGCCctggatttttatattttgtatgtatgtatgtatgtatgtatgtatgtgcgtatgtatgtgcgtatgtaagtatgtgtgtatatgtctgtctgtatgtatgtatgcatgtatgcatgcatgcatgcatattttaataaatgaaagacCAGGGTTAAATAGAAATCTGAAAATGAGCATCATGAACTGAGAAGTTTAGGGATTGATGCTTGTCACTGCACACTCTCTCCCTGTCCTGTATGTGCCAGGTCCAATTGTAGCCTTGCTCTCCTGTGGCCCCGCAGCTTTACCACTGTGCTTCTGGGAGCCTCTGCTCAAGTTAGATATGACAGATGAGTGCAGACCAGTCCCACCTCACCTCTCCTCACTTTAAACAGATTTGCATTGATTTTTATTGTGTAACTATGGTCTGCCAAAGTTCTACATGAAAGTTGCACATGTATTTCTTGTAAGACGAGTGTCTCACTACTAGGTAGCCTTGATTGGCTTGAGACTCACAAGGCAGTACAGGACCCGTGATGtcatcaggctgtccttgaactcaggctTAACTCTGCTTTCttagtgataggattaaaggtgtgtgccaccatgacgaGCCCTGCTCTTTcttaggtagataggtaggtaggtaggtaggtaggtaggtaggtaggtaggtgggtgggtggatggatggacaggtagACAAAAAGTtagttttcctttgaaaaagttttaaaactagttttatttattttaggactACACATAcaggtatatttttattttatgtgtaggagtgttttaCCTCTGTGTATGACTGCACCCCATGCATGGAGTGCCTGCTAGCATCCTGaggaggtatcagatcccctggaattagcaTTGTAGGTGcctatgagctgtcatgtgggttctaggatcCTGACTgaaggttctctgcaagagcagtgagcgctcttaatcactgagccctcTGCAACCCCTCCTCTCACCTTTTTATTAAGCAAAGGGTATTCtagttaatttattttcaagtgaCAAAGACGAGGCACTCCCAACTAGGCACAAGCTATGGCAAGAGTCCTGAGCCTTTTTATTCAGTGAAGTTCAAGGAACGTGTGACAGATGAACAATGATGTCTTCTGATCCCATCACATCCGGAAGCGAGCTTAAACCAGTGGCAGGTCTCCTTCATCTTTGGGATGAAGAGGCCGACACCTCTTCTACCACATGGGCATATTTGAGTTGCTCTTTGCTTTTTGTAGGACCAGAATACAGAGACAACCAGCTGCCTCCTCCAAAACGTTTCTCCAGGGGACTATATCATTGAGGTATGTGCAACTAGACTGCCCTCTTGTTACTTCCACAGAAAGCAGCTCACATGGAATtctgagtgttttgtttattggtttCAAGTCTGAGtccagtgtagcccaggctagtctcaaacccAAACCCCTATAGAACTGAGGATAAGTTTGAAAGGCTAACatgtcctgcctctacctcctgggattacagatgtgcacactATGGTCTTTGCTTTTATATAGAccttggggatttgaactcaggtcttcaagcttcCACAACAAGTAGTTTAATCCAtgaagccatctcctcagcccctctttctatttttttttttttttttaagattttatttattttatgtatgtgagtatgcatagctgtcttcaggcacaccagaagagggcatcagatcccattacagatggttgtgagccaacatgtggttgctgggaattgaactcaggacctctggaagaacagccagtcctCCTAACtgcagagctatctctccagccccaaccactcttttttttttttttttgaaagggtGATTTACAATGTTAAACCATCACCATTATCCTCCTTTATTGGATCCCACACCAGCTGCCTGGGGAGGGAAAGATAAGTGAAATCATCAGTGTTCTACTTCCTTGGTAGATACAATGTATTGTTCTACTTCCTTAGTAGATACAATGTATAGACAGATACAATGTATAGATGTGCTACCACTTACAAAACAGTAACACAGCTCTCTGTTTTATAGCTGGTGGACGACAGCAACACCACCAGGAAAGCTGCTCAGTACGTGGTGAAGTCAGGTAAAGCTCTTGGGTTTGGATTTGATGGCACATTCTTGTGAGCAggcttctagtattttctgtgcTCCGTAATTCATGGCTTACAAAACACCAGTCGCCCACCTCTTCTCCCTTAAACAATTGTTCATCAAGAATGTTTCCTTTCATGTTGTTGATGCCCCCACGGATACTAGGCAATTATCCTTATAAAACaagtagggggagggggcttTCCTTCACAGAGTTCATAGCATATTTGGAGCTGTTAGCATATTCAGAGCTATTAGATTATTTCTGACAACTCTTTACAAAGGAACTATTGAATCCTTTTGTAATCAAGGCAGCAGAGCTAGAGTAAGGTAATTGGGGACCCTGGTACCTGTTAGTCAGCTTATGGTTTAACAAAACAAAGAGGgtggtgtgtttttattttattttttttcctcttctgaacCTATTCTGCTGCTTGagtttaaaagctttctttttgaAATCTCCCAGTGCAGTCTCCCTGGGCTGGACCCATCAGAGCTGTGGCCATCACTGTGCCTCTGGTTGTCATATCCGCGTTCGCAACACTGTTCACTGTGATGTGCAGAAAGAAGCAACAAGGTATCTGTCTATGCTGTGCCTACTTTTCTTCACCCCTCTAGTTTGCCACAGGCCAAGGGTGGGTACCAACAAGGACAGGGCCTGGGAAGTCCTGCTTTCCTCATGAGGTGCCTGGGACCCCCTCACACCTCCTTGCTAGTTCCTTGCCTACTGAAGTTCCCAGAATTTAAATATTTGGCTGTTAATCTCTAGGACCTGGCAATGTCCAGGTATAATCCAGTTTTCAAACTCAGAAAGTCTGAAGTCTGAGAGCAGTCAGATCGCGGGTGTCCATCATTGAGAAGTTAGGTCTTTCACCTAGAAAACTGTAGATCTGGATGGTTACCCAGGTGAATCTGCAGATAAAAGTCATAAAGATGTTAACTTAAGATTTGTGTGCTttaagctgagtgtggtggcacaagcttgcTATCCCAgttgcttgggaggctgaggcaggaggatctaatTCAGGAACTGAAGGCTAGTCTGAGTAATACAGTGAGACCTTTTGTctaaataactaactaactaaataaataaataagcgacaagccatttttgttgttgttgttgttttggtttactTTACCTTtgtaaattatactttaaaaagttattctCCTTCCCTTGGCTTATGTTTAGTTCATCTGGCTGCCAGAGCCATCTCTGGGCCCTTCACTTCACTGACCAGAGGGGCTGCGGCAGTGTTTGTTTCTTGGCATGTCCAGGGGCAGTTTCAGGCACACCCAATACAGAAACCAACGGTGCATGCAGCTTGAGGCTGATGGAGTCACAGACCTGAGGCCCCCAGGTGGCGATGTCAGCTGCTCCTTTTGAtaaatttactttttgagacttggatctcatgtagctcaggctggcctccatcttgCCAAGTAGTTGAGGGTGACCACGGACATCTGACTTTTCTGCgtccccctcccaagtgctagggtttcAGCCGTGAGACGCTGAGCCCCGGGTCATACGGAAAAGACAAAGCTTTGTTTATAGGTGTCGACCTTATCTTCTTTCccaatttagaaaatatatattcacatttagATGAAGAAAGCCCCGAGTCATCCTCATACACTGCGGCTCTCCCTAGAGACAGGCTCCGGCCTCGGCCCAAAGTCTTCCTCTGCTACTCCAGTAAAGATGGCCAGAATCACATGAACGTGGTCCAGTGTTTCGCCTACTTCCTGCAAGATTTCTGTGGCTGTGAGGTACGGGATCTGTTTGTTCTCTTACCCTGGGCAGGATGTGTACACCATAGTTCTCTCTTGCATGCCATCTCCATTGCTGTTCTGGGAACCTACTTTCCCCCAGTACCTTACTTTCCAAACCAGAGTCTGTCTGGAGTTTGTCTTGTCTGCTACCAGCAGCAAAGGTTTCACATGACAACCTTTATGCCTGAAACCTTTGAGTGGCACCCGCCCATGTGGTAGGATGTTTTCTGAGTGCCCTGCCATGGGTGACCAGAGTGTGAGATTGTCTCAGTGGGACATCAGGGAGAGCACACAATGAAGACAGCTTTGAGGAGCCTAGGCACTTCCCTGAAGGAGGTTTGCTGGGATTGGGAATAGATCTGGGGGACTGGAAGGAATGTGTACCAAAGGACTGAGGTCCATTGGTAGGAAGTCATAGAAACCAGCGAGAAGGCCTTAGCTAGAGAGCACCTGTAGGAGAGCGCTTCAGAATTTGCAGAATGTTTGGATGTCCACGCTGGTTTCTTagctcccccttctcctcctttttctcctcttcctcttcctcctccttcctctattcctactcctcttcctcctcctccttcccctgcccccccccccctttttccctTACTCTGTAGCTCTGAATATCTTAGAATTcaatttgtagatcaggctggcctcgaatctatagatttgcctctgcctcctaagtgctgggattaaaggcgtgcacccctTTGCCCAGTTTTCTTAGATCTTCTTGAGTTAGCTATTATCATGTAGCTTTTCCATAAGCTTAATCTTTAGAGTGGAGTCTTAAGTTATTGTCGAAGGCATGCCCTGTTTGTCACAATTGCAAGTtatcatgtgatgtttttagTCCATTTGGCCCATTCCTTTGGTGAGACTGCCCTCTGGTGTTAATAAGATGTATTTAAAAGCTGGTGGGATTGCCTCCCGTTGGGAAGGTGTTGAGACTGCAGCTGTCCGGACAGCACAGACAGAGGTGGTGGATCCCTGCCCTGTTCTATCGTACGTAGATGAAACTGtacatagtttttgttttaaatagctacATCATCTGTAATACTGACTTACTGTAGCTGTGTTAGTCCAGCTTGTAAAGTGCCTCTCTGTTCATCATTTCTGATGATTTCTCAAAGATAAAACGCCTCACAGTGGAATTGCTCAGTCAAtagaaatattcttaaaaacactcatgttttatttattaagatgAAATCAGATAGTACAGAGgggccttgtttgtttgtttgttttgctttgtttttacagATTTGTGAAACATTTCATGTCTGATTTAACAAACTACACAGGTCAAAAGTCTAGTAGACACATTATTTCTGTGTGATATAGAATCCTAGGGGCCACCTATTTTAAGCTACCAGTTAGCTTGAATGTGCATAATGGGTAGTGTGGAGTTTTTACCTATGCTGCTCTGTGCTTCCAGCGTCGCATGcttccagccacccacccaggaactctttggatccgcaaatgaaacacacacacacacacacacacacacacacacacagactagcTTGTGTGTGCTAGCTTGGCTAGCTCACAGACTGGGCAGTTCTGATCCTCTGCCTGGCTATCATAGATTTACCTCCAGTACTCCTGACTCAGTGTCCTTAAATCTATGATCTATCTTTGCTGCCCAGGgtgcttctgggcagcccttctgTGGGCCGcattccttctcacctacatttgggatgattttccttctgcagctctaagTCTGATCCGTCTCCCTCTGAATCCTAaccattctcctctctcttcctctctccctcatcctAGCCCACACAAATCCCCACCCCATTTCcttttgcccagccattggccactgacatctttattgatctattaaaaaccaattggggacaaggacctttagcatttggACGTACAGATTGCCcattaaatcaaagcattagagcCAGTCCCCAACAATAATGTCAGGATGCATTAAAGTGTGAGACGAGTCAGTATTCTTTTCAGCAGATAGTTAGGCACTGGAGCTTTCTTCTCTTGGGTACTATTTtagaaaagaagaggcagagccaggcggttttctgagttcgaggccagcctggtctacaaagtgagttccaggacagccagggctatacagagaaaccctgcctcgaaaaaacaaaacaaacaaaagaaaaagaagaagaagaagaagaagaagaagaagaagaagaagaagaagaagaagaagaagaagaagaagaagaattattattattatttaatccttCCAGAATAGCTCTCTACTGTACAATCTGTGTTTAGCTCTTAGGGATTATTTTTTGAGCTACAGGCAAAATGGTACCCGTATAGCTGCCAAGGGATGCTACTTACAGTATCCTATAGGAGAAACAGTACAAATACAGTTGCTGCTTACAGTATCAGATGAAAGCAGTTTGAAAAGGTAAAAATCCTTTGAGGGCACCAGACATACTTGGATTTCTTTGCTTTATCAGAGATcctactcttccttccttccttccttccttccttcctttctttttttttttcctcttttttgattttcgagacagggtttctctgtgtagccctggctgtcctggaactcactctgtagaccagggtggcctcgaactcagaaatccgcctgcctctgccttctgagtgctgggattaaaggtgtgtgccaccatgcccggttccCACTACTCTTTCAACCCTCTTATCTATTCCCAAACCCCTTGGTTCACAGGCCTTGTAGACTTCTGACACTGTAGATCTCATGGAACCAAGAGAGAGGTGCAGCCCAGACAGGGTTAACCAGGAAAACTATACTTTAGCAGCAGAACAGAGGCCTAACCCTGGGTCTATGAACACTGCCAAAGAGGTCCTCTTTCTCAGTCACTTTATGCGTGTGAGTCACCTGTCACTGTAGATGGCTCTGGCACCAGGCCTAAGCTCCAAATCCCAGTGCAGTATGGGGTCATGATCTACTCTCTCTCCTCAGAGCCATTTAGACTTGTATCCAGGATCTTTCTGCTCCCTTGTATCCGGCAGTCTCACTCATCACGTGGACCAATCACAGTTCTTCCCATCATACCGTCGGACATCCTCAAGGTGTCTTAGACAAGCTGCTAAAAATCCTGGCTTTCGTCTACTCACTTGTAGGGCCACAGCGGTAATGGCCCCCTGTGTTATCGAAACGATGCCGCCATGGGTGTCAGGCACTTTCTGGTGTGTGGATGCAGTTGTTTACCATAGAGCGCTGGAGTCAGTGAATACTGAGGTGACCTGTGCTCTTTCCAGGTGGCTCTGGACCTGTGGGAAGATTTCAGCCTctgcagagaggggcagagagaatgGGTCATTCAGAAGATCCAGGAGTCCCAGTTCATCATTGTCGTGTGCTCCAAAGGCATGAAGTACTTTGTAGATAAGAAGAACTTCAGACACAAAGGAGGCAGTCGCGGCAGCGCGGCGCAAGGAGAGCTCTTCCTGGTGGCCGTGGCAGCCATTGCTGAGAAGCTCCGTCAGGCCAAGCAGAGCTCATCTGCCGCACTGAGCAAGTTCATCGCTGTCTACTTCGATTATTCCTGTGAAGGGGATGTGCCCTGCACCCTGGACCTGAGCACCAAGTACAAGCTCATGGACCACCTTCCTGAGCTCTGTTCCCATctgcactcaggagagcaggaggagctgggtcAGCACGCGGGCCACAACAGCAGAAGGAACTACTTCCGGAGCAAATCTGGCCGCTCCCTGTATGTTGCCATTTGCAACATGCACCAGTTTATTGATGAGGAACCCGACTGGTTTGAGAAGCAGTTTATACCCTTCCAACATCCCCCTGTGCGCTACCGGGAGCCAGTCCTGGAGAAATTTGACTCAGGCTTGGTTTTAAATGATGTCATAAGTAAACCAGGGCCAGAGACTGACTTCTGTCGGAAAATCGAGGCTTCTGTACTTGGGGCCGCTGGGCCAGCCGACTCTTATTCATACCTGGAGAATCAGCATGTAGGCCTGGACCAAGACACTGAGGCCCAGCCCGCCTGTGATAGTGCCCCTGCCTTGCAGCCCCTGTTACACACAGTGAAAGCTGGCCGTCCCTCAGAGATGCCACGGGACTCGGGCATATATGATTCTTCTGTACTCTCAtcagagctctctctgcctctgatggAAGGACTCTCCCCGGATCAGATAGAAACATCTTCTCTGACCGAGAGCGTA
The sequence above is drawn from the Mus pahari chromosome 8, PAHARI_EIJ_v1.1, whole genome shotgun sequence genome and encodes:
- the Il17rd gene encoding interleukin-17 receptor D — encoded protein: MAPWLQLCSFFFTVNACLNGSQLAVAAGGSGRARGADTCGWRGVGPASRNSGLHNITFRYDNCTTYLNPVGKHVIADAQNITISQYACHDQVAVTIIWSPGALGIEFLKGFRVILEELKSEGRQCQQLILKDPKQLNSSFRRTGMESQPFLNMKFETDYFVKIVPFPSIKNESNYHPFFFRTRACDLLLQPDNLACKPFWKPRNLNISQHGPNMHVSFDHAPQNFGFRGFHVLYKLKHEGPFRRRTCRQDQNTETTSCLLQNVSPGDYIIELVDDSNTTRKAAQYVVKSVQSPWAGPIRAVAITVPLVVISAFATLFTVMCRKKQQENIYSHLDEESPESSSYTAALPRDRLRPRPKVFLCYSSKDGQNHMNVVQCFAYFLQDFCGCEVALDLWEDFSLCREGQREWVIQKIQESQFIIVVCSKGMKYFVDKKNFRHKGGSRGSAAQGELFLVAVAAIAEKLRQAKQSSSAALSKFIAVYFDYSCEGDVPCTLDLSTKYKLMDHLPELCSHLHSGEQEELGQHAGHNSRRNYFRSKSGRSLYVAICNMHQFIDEEPDWFEKQFIPFQHPPVRYREPVLEKFDSGLVLNDVISKPGPETDFCRKIEASVLGAAGPADSYSYLENQHVGLDQDTEAQPACDSAPALQPLLHTVKAGRPSEMPRDSGIYDSSVLSSELSLPLMEGLSPDQIETSSLTESVSSSSGLGEEDPPTLPSKLLASGVSREHGCHSYTDELQAVAPL